Below is a window of Pseudomonadota bacterium DNA.
AACGCTGCACCCGCCGATGCCGTCTCGCCCGGTGCGCGGGCCGGCGTACATGACGGCGGCGCCGGGGGGCGCCTCTGACGTCATGACCCGCCGCCCATCTTCGACCAGGCCCACGCACATGACGTTGACCAGGGTGTTCCCGGCGTAGGCCTCGTGGAAGGTGACCTCACCGCCCACCGTGGGAACGCCGATGCAGTTCCCATAGTGCTGGATGCCGCCCACCACGCCGCGCACGTACGACGCGGTGCGCCCGTCTTCGAGGGCGCCGAAGCGCAGCGAGTCGAGCAGCGCGATGGGCCGCGCGCCCATCGACAGGATGTCGCGCACGATGCCCCCCACGCCCGTGGCCGCGCCTGCGTGAGGCTCGACCTGCGAGGGGTGGTTGTGCGACTCGGCCTTGAACACGATGGTGCGCCCATCGATGCCGATGCCGCCCGCGTCGGTGCCCACCATGGGAGCGTAGCGCCCCTTGCGGGGCAGGCGCGCAAGAAATGCGCGCGAGCGGGGATAGCCACAGTGCTCAGACCACTCGACGCTGAACATGGCGAGCTCGGTGGCACTTGGGGCGCGCCCGAGGATGTCACAGATCTGGTCGTACTCGCCGTCGGTGAGGCCGAGGGCGCGATGGGCGTTCTCGGTGCGGATCATGCGAGCACCCCCTCCGTGCAGGCCGCGATCAGCGCGGCAATCATGGGCGCGCCATCAGCGCTTCCGAGCAAGGGGTCGCACGCGCGCTCGGGGTGAGGCATGAGACCGAAGACATTTCGACCCTCGTTGCAGATGCCGGCGATGTCATCGAGGGCGCCGTTCGGATTGTTGCCCGGGGCGTAGCGAAGCACCACACGTCGCTGCTCGCTGAGCTGGCGCAGCGTGTCCGGATCGGCGAAGTAGCGGCCGTCGCCGTGCGCCACCGGAAGGGTGATGCGCGTCCCCTGCGCATAGCCTCGCGTGAACGGGGTATCGGTCTGAATCACTTCGAGCGCCACAGGGCGGCACACGAAGCGCAGCGACGCATTGGGCAGCAGTGCGCCCGGCAGCATGCCCGCCTCGACGAGCACCTGAAACCCGTTGCAGATGCCGACCACGGGTCCGCCGCGCTCGGCAAACGCACGCACGTCGCCCATCACGCGCGAGAAGCGGGCGATGGCGCCGCAGCGAAGGTAGTCGCCGTACGAGAAGCCCCCGGGCAGAACCACGGCGCGGGTGCCGACGGGCAGCGGGTCTTCGTGCCACACGATGGACGCGGCGGCCCCGCCGACGTGTTTCACGGCGCGCACGCAGTCGTCATCACAGTTGGAGCCGGGAAAGCGGACGACCGCGATCACGCCTCCACCGCCGCACGCACGCGCTCGATCTCGAACGTCTCGACCACGGGATTGGCCAGCAGCCGATCGCCCATCTCGCGAACCCGCTCGCGGGCGGTCGCCTCATCAGCGGCATCGACCTCGACGCGCACGGCCTTTCCCAGGCGCACGCCACGCACGTCATCGTAGCCGAGCGCGTGCAGCGACTCGGCCACCACCTGACCCGGCGCATCGAGCACGCCAGACTTCAGATACACCAGGGCTTCAACAACAAAGATCACAGGACTCCTCCTCCGGGCCGGGGCGCGCGACACGCCACGCACGTGCACGCGGACCCGCTCATTAGGCGCCCGACCGCGTGAGCCCTGCCACGAAGCGAGACCGCCCTACTGCACGGGCGCGTGGTAGTTCACCGTGAGATCGTCGACCCACACCGTGGCGGGCTGCGCCACGAGCCACGCGATGGAGCCGGCCACATCGTCGACCGCGAGCATCTGGCGACGGTCGAAGGTATTGGGGAAGGTCTCCCAGATCTGGGTATCGACGCTGCCCGGGAAGATGTTCGAGACGCGGATGCCGTCAACGCGAACCTCTTCGCGCAG
It encodes the following:
- the purQ gene encoding phosphoribosylformylglycinamidine synthase subunit PurQ codes for the protein MIAVVRFPGSNCDDDCVRAVKHVGGAAASIVWHEDPLPVGTRAVVLPGGFSYGDYLRCGAIARFSRVMGDVRAFAERGGPVVGICNGFQVLVEAGMLPGALLPNASLRFVCRPVALEVIQTDTPFTRGYAQGTRITLPVAHGDGRYFADPDTLRQLSEQRRVVLRYAPGNNPNGALDDIAGICNEGRNVFGLMPHPERACDPLLGSADGAPMIAALIAACTEGVLA
- the purS gene encoding phosphoribosylformylglycinamidine synthase subunit PurS codes for the protein MFVVEALVYLKSGVLDAPGQVVAESLHALGYDDVRGVRLGKAVRVEVDAADEATARERVREMGDRLLANPVVETFEIERVRAAVEA